A window of the Lactuca sativa cultivar Salinas chromosome 5, Lsat_Salinas_v11, whole genome shotgun sequence genome harbors these coding sequences:
- the LOC111908731 gene encoding DEAD-box ATP-dependent RNA helicase 3, chloroplastic isoform X2, producing MACSSSIIGVSVYHKNPSLEQLSRKIAAPAAPVHLPRSADKTHFTSLKVTSRLKPNSAGVGGGSAFVTSATAAPNSVLSENAFKGFGVFDEDSSLDDSDREYSDESESEASIVDAGNVADDDELSITKLGLPQRLVQSLEKREITRLFPIQRAVLVPALEGRDIIARAKTGTGKTLAFGIPIIKRLTEDDEERISPRRGQRLPRVLVLAPTRELARQVESEIKESAPYLSTVCVYGGVSYNSQQNALSRGVDVVVGTPGRLIDLIDSNTLKLGEVQFLVLDEADQMLAVGFEEDVEHILEKLPSQRQSMLFSATMPGWVKKLSRKYLNNPMTIDLVGDQDEKLAEGIKLYAIPTTSTSKRTILGDLVTVYAKGGKTIVFTQTKRDADEVSLALTNSITSEALHGDISQHQRERTLNNFRQGKFTVLVATDVASRGLDIPNVDLVIHYELPNDPETFVHRSGRTGRAGKVGNAILMFTNSQRRTVKSLERDVGCHFEFVSPPAVEDVLESSAQQVVATLAGVHRESIEFFTPTAEKLIEEQGASALAAALAQLSGFSKPPSSRSLITHEQGWTTLQLTRDPTLSRGFMSARTVTGFLADVYSTAADELGKIHIIADERVQGAVFDLPEEIAKELLTKDVPPGNTITKITKLPVLQDDGPAGDFYGRFSNRERSSRGGGSRRGGAGGSRGGWGGSSRYSSDGEGDSYRRGGRSGGGSSWSRGGGGGGSRTGGGGGGSDWLIGERRSSSPSSFGARSGSRTRDRNFDGACFSCGQSGHRASECPKKRDY from the exons ATGGCGTGTTCTTCTTCCATCATAGGCGTATCCGTATACCACAAAAATCCATCACTAGAACAACTCTCTAGAAAAATCGCCGCCCCTGCCGCTCCCGTGCACCTTCCTCGTTCTGCCGATAAAACCCACTTCACTTCCTTGAAAGTTACCTCTAGACTCAAACCTAACAGCGCAGGTGTCGGTGGTGGTTCTGCTTTTGTTACGTCGGCGACTGCCGCCCCCAATTCTGTTTTGAGCGAGAACGCGTTTAAGGGTTTTGGTGTGTTCGATGAAGATAGCTCTTTGGACGATAGCGACAGAGAGTATAGTGATGAGTCTGAAAGTGAAGCATCAATAGTTGATGCTGGAAATGTTGCTGATGATGATGAACTTTCAATTACCAAATTGGGTTTGCCCCAAAGGCTGGTTCAGTCTCTTGAAAAACGAGAAATTACTAGGCTGTTCCCTATCCAA AGAGCTGTATTGGTCCCTGCACTAGAAGGTAGAGATATCATTGCTCGTGCCAAAACTGGAACTGGGAAGACATTAGCGTTTGGAATTCCAATAATCAAAAGACTTACAGAAGACGATGAAGAAAGGATTTCTCCTAG GCGTGGTCAACGTCTTCCCAGAGTCTTGGTCCTTGCACCTACCAGGGAATTGGCAAGGCAAGTAGAATCAGAGATCAAAGAGTCTGCTCCATATCTTAGCACTGTTTGTGTCTATGGTGGTGTCTCATATAACTCACAGCAAAATGCATTGTCTCGTGGAGTTGATGTGGTGGTTGGAACACCAGGAAGACTTATTGATCTTATCGACAGTAACACCCTAAAATTGGGGGAGGTTCAGTTTTTGGTTCTTGATGAAGCTGATCAAATGCTTGCTGTTGGTTTTGAGGAAGATGTAGAACATATCTTGGAAAAACTTCCATCACAGAGGCAAAGCATGCTTTTTTCAGCAACTATGCCTGGTTGGGTCAAGAAACTCTCAAGGAAATATCTCAACAATCCCATGACAATTGATTTG GTTGGTGATCAAGATGAAAAGCTAGCAGAGGGAATCAAGCTATATGCTATTCCAACAACATCAACTTCAAAGCGGACAATACTTGGTGATCTTGTAACG GTATATGCAAAGGGTGGGAAGACCATTGTCTTTACTCAGACAAAAAGGGATGCAGATGAGGTCTCATTGGCATTAACCAATAGTATAACTTCAGAGGCATTACATGGTGACATATCTCAACATCAAAGAGAAAGAACACTTAATAATTTCAGACAGGGAAAGTTTACTGTGCTTGTTGCTACTGATGTTGCTTCTCGTGGGCTTGATATTCCCAATGTTGATTTA gtTATTCACTATGAACTACCAAATGATCCAGAGACATTTGTGCATCGTTCTGGTAGAACAGGGCGTGCAGGGAAGGTAGGAAATGCCATTTTGATGTTCACAAATAGTCAGAGGAGAACAGTTAAGTCTCTTGAGCGTGATGTGGGATGCCATTTTGAGTTTGTAAGTCCGCCAGCTGTCGAAGATGTATTGGAGTCTTCTGCTCAGCAAGTTGTTGCCACCCTGGCTGGTGTTCATCGGGAGTCTATAGAGTTTTTCACTCCAACTGCTGAAAAGCTAATTGAGGAGCAGGGTGCAAGTGCTCTTGCTGCTGCCCTTGCACAGCTGAGTGGCTTTTCAAAGCCTCCATCATCCCGTTCTCTTATCACACATGAACAG GGCTGGACTACATTGCAACTGACACGCGATCCTACTTTATCAAGAGGGTTTATGTCAGCTAGAACAGTTACTGGATTCTTGGCCGATGTTTATTCAACTGCTGCTGATGAACTGGGAAAAATCCATATAATTGCAGATGAAAGG GTTCAGGGTGCAGTTTTTGATCTCCCGGAAGAGATTGCTAAAGAGCTACTAACTAAGGACGTGCCACCTGGCAATACGATTACAAAAATTACAAAG TTGCCTGTGTTACAAGATGATGGTCCAGCGGGTGACTTTTATGGTAGATTTTCTAACAGAGAGAGAAGCTCACGAGGAGGAGGGTCACGAAGGGGAGGTGCTGGTGGTTCTCGTGGTGGTTGGGGTGGTAGCAGTCGATACTCATCAGATGGCGAAGGGGATAGCTACAGACGAGGCGGCAGGAGTGGCGGCGGCAGTAGTTGGTCTAGAGGCGGAGGCGGAGGCGGATCAAGaactggtggaggtggtggtggaagtGACTGGCTAATTGGTGAAAGACGATCCTCAAGCCCTTCATCTTTTGGGGCAAGAAGTGGTTCTCGGACTAGGGACAG GAACTTTGATGGAGCATGTTTCAGCTGTGGACAGTCTGGGCATAGGGCATCAGAATGTCCCAAGAAGAGAGACTACTAG
- the LOC111908731 gene encoding DEAD-box ATP-dependent RNA helicase 3, chloroplastic isoform X1, giving the protein MACSSSIIGVSVYHKNPSLEQLSRKIAAPAAPVHLPRSADKTHFTSLKVTSRLKPNSAGVGGGSAFVTSATAAPNSVLSENAFKGFGVFDEDSSLDDSDREYSDESESEASIVDAGNVADDDELSITKLGLPQRLVQSLEKREITRLFPIQRAVLVPALEGRDIIARAKTGTGKTLAFGIPIIKRLTEDDEERISPRRGQRLPRVLVLAPTRELARQVESEIKESAPYLSTVCVYGGVSYNSQQNALSRGVDVVVGTPGRLIDLIDSNTLKLGEVQFLVLDEADQMLAVGFEEDVEHILEKLPSQRQSMLFSATMPGWVKKLSRKYLNNPMTIDLVGDQDEKLAEGIKLYAIPTTSTSKRTILGDLVTVYAKGGKTIVFTQTKRDADEVSLALTNSITSEALHGDISQHQRERTLNNFRQGKFTVLVATDVASRGLDIPNVDLVIHYELPNDPETFVHRSGRTGRAGKVGNAILMFTNSQRRTVKSLERDVGCHFEFVSPPAVEDVLESSAQQVVATLAGVHRESIEFFTPTAEKLIEEQGASALAAALAQLSGFSKPPSSRSLITHEQGWTTLQLTRDPTLSRGFMSARTVTGFLADVYSTAADELGKIHIIADERVQGAVFDLPEEIAKELLTKDVPPGNTITKITKLPVLQDDGPAGDFYGRFSNRERSSRGGGSRRGGAGGSRGGWGGSSRYSSDGEGDSYRRGGRSGGGSSWSRGGGGGGSRTGGGGGGSDWLIGERRSSSPSSFGARSGSRTRDSRNFDGACFSCGQSGHRASECPKKRDY; this is encoded by the exons ATGGCGTGTTCTTCTTCCATCATAGGCGTATCCGTATACCACAAAAATCCATCACTAGAACAACTCTCTAGAAAAATCGCCGCCCCTGCCGCTCCCGTGCACCTTCCTCGTTCTGCCGATAAAACCCACTTCACTTCCTTGAAAGTTACCTCTAGACTCAAACCTAACAGCGCAGGTGTCGGTGGTGGTTCTGCTTTTGTTACGTCGGCGACTGCCGCCCCCAATTCTGTTTTGAGCGAGAACGCGTTTAAGGGTTTTGGTGTGTTCGATGAAGATAGCTCTTTGGACGATAGCGACAGAGAGTATAGTGATGAGTCTGAAAGTGAAGCATCAATAGTTGATGCTGGAAATGTTGCTGATGATGATGAACTTTCAATTACCAAATTGGGTTTGCCCCAAAGGCTGGTTCAGTCTCTTGAAAAACGAGAAATTACTAGGCTGTTCCCTATCCAA AGAGCTGTATTGGTCCCTGCACTAGAAGGTAGAGATATCATTGCTCGTGCCAAAACTGGAACTGGGAAGACATTAGCGTTTGGAATTCCAATAATCAAAAGACTTACAGAAGACGATGAAGAAAGGATTTCTCCTAG GCGTGGTCAACGTCTTCCCAGAGTCTTGGTCCTTGCACCTACCAGGGAATTGGCAAGGCAAGTAGAATCAGAGATCAAAGAGTCTGCTCCATATCTTAGCACTGTTTGTGTCTATGGTGGTGTCTCATATAACTCACAGCAAAATGCATTGTCTCGTGGAGTTGATGTGGTGGTTGGAACACCAGGAAGACTTATTGATCTTATCGACAGTAACACCCTAAAATTGGGGGAGGTTCAGTTTTTGGTTCTTGATGAAGCTGATCAAATGCTTGCTGTTGGTTTTGAGGAAGATGTAGAACATATCTTGGAAAAACTTCCATCACAGAGGCAAAGCATGCTTTTTTCAGCAACTATGCCTGGTTGGGTCAAGAAACTCTCAAGGAAATATCTCAACAATCCCATGACAATTGATTTG GTTGGTGATCAAGATGAAAAGCTAGCAGAGGGAATCAAGCTATATGCTATTCCAACAACATCAACTTCAAAGCGGACAATACTTGGTGATCTTGTAACG GTATATGCAAAGGGTGGGAAGACCATTGTCTTTACTCAGACAAAAAGGGATGCAGATGAGGTCTCATTGGCATTAACCAATAGTATAACTTCAGAGGCATTACATGGTGACATATCTCAACATCAAAGAGAAAGAACACTTAATAATTTCAGACAGGGAAAGTTTACTGTGCTTGTTGCTACTGATGTTGCTTCTCGTGGGCTTGATATTCCCAATGTTGATTTA gtTATTCACTATGAACTACCAAATGATCCAGAGACATTTGTGCATCGTTCTGGTAGAACAGGGCGTGCAGGGAAGGTAGGAAATGCCATTTTGATGTTCACAAATAGTCAGAGGAGAACAGTTAAGTCTCTTGAGCGTGATGTGGGATGCCATTTTGAGTTTGTAAGTCCGCCAGCTGTCGAAGATGTATTGGAGTCTTCTGCTCAGCAAGTTGTTGCCACCCTGGCTGGTGTTCATCGGGAGTCTATAGAGTTTTTCACTCCAACTGCTGAAAAGCTAATTGAGGAGCAGGGTGCAAGTGCTCTTGCTGCTGCCCTTGCACAGCTGAGTGGCTTTTCAAAGCCTCCATCATCCCGTTCTCTTATCACACATGAACAG GGCTGGACTACATTGCAACTGACACGCGATCCTACTTTATCAAGAGGGTTTATGTCAGCTAGAACAGTTACTGGATTCTTGGCCGATGTTTATTCAACTGCTGCTGATGAACTGGGAAAAATCCATATAATTGCAGATGAAAGG GTTCAGGGTGCAGTTTTTGATCTCCCGGAAGAGATTGCTAAAGAGCTACTAACTAAGGACGTGCCACCTGGCAATACGATTACAAAAATTACAAAG TTGCCTGTGTTACAAGATGATGGTCCAGCGGGTGACTTTTATGGTAGATTTTCTAACAGAGAGAGAAGCTCACGAGGAGGAGGGTCACGAAGGGGAGGTGCTGGTGGTTCTCGTGGTGGTTGGGGTGGTAGCAGTCGATACTCATCAGATGGCGAAGGGGATAGCTACAGACGAGGCGGCAGGAGTGGCGGCGGCAGTAGTTGGTCTAGAGGCGGAGGCGGAGGCGGATCAAGaactggtggaggtggtggtggaagtGACTGGCTAATTGGTGAAAGACGATCCTCAAGCCCTTCATCTTTTGGGGCAAGAAGTGGTTCTCGGACTAGGGACAG TAGGAACTTTGATGGAGCATGTTTCAGCTGTGGACAGTCTGGGCATAGGGCATCAGAATGTCCCAAGAAGAGAGACTACTAG
- the LOC111908732 gene encoding endoglucanase 25, whose translation MYGRDPWGGPLEINTTDSATDDDGSRNLNDFDRAALSRPLDETQQSWLLGPGEEKKKKYVDLGCISVSRKIFVWTVGLIFAAGFIAGFIVLIVKTVPRHHKHPPPADNYTVALQKALMFFNAQKSGRLPKHNNVSWRGNSCLNDGKSDKSGAVLKDLVGGYYDAGDAIKFHFPQAFAMTMLSWSVIEYSAKYEAAGELNHVKEIIKWGTDYFLKTFNSTADTINQLVSQVGTGDTSGGTNDPNDHTCWMRPEDIDYPRPVTECSSCSDLAAEMAAALASASIVFKDNKVYSKKLVHGAATLWKFARDQRGMYSGGGADAANFYNSSMYWDEFVWGGAWMYYATGNQSYLYLSTHPTLAKHAGAFWGGPDYGVLSWDNKLTGAQVLLTRLRLFLSPGYPYEETLKTFHNQTSIIMCSYLPYFNSFNRTRGGLIQLNHGRPQPLQYVVNAAFLATLYSDYLDAADTPGWYCGPNFYSTNDLRKFAQTQIDYILGKNPRKMSYVVGFGNHYPKHVHHRGASIPKNKVKYNCKGGYKWRDSKKPNPHTIIGAMVAGPDKYDGFHDVRTNYNFTEPTIAGNAGLVAALVALSGERTTKIDKNTIFSAVPPMFPTPPPPPAPWNP comes from the exons ATGTACGGGAGGGATCCATGGGGTGGACCATTAGAAATAAACACCACCGACTCAGCGACGGACGATGATGGCAGCAGGAACTTGAACGACTTCGACAGGGCGGCGTTATCGCGGCCGTTGGATGAGACGCAACAGAGCTGGCTGTTAGGTCCcggagaagagaagaaaaagaagtaCGTTGATCTTGGTTGCATCAGTGTCAGCCGTAAGATCTTCGTTTGGACGGTTGGATTGATATTCGCAGCTGGTTTCATTGCTGGGTTTATTGTATTGATCGTTAAAACTGTTCCTAGGCATCACAAACACCCCCCACCTGCAGATAATTACACTGTTGCGCTTCAAAAAGCTCTCATGTTCTTCAATGCCCAAAAAT CTGGAAGACTCCCGAAGCATAATAACGTGTCATGGAGGGGTAACTCCTGTCTAAATGATGGAAAATCAGACAAATCAGGGGCAGTGCTAAAAGACCTAGTGGGTGGATATTATGATGCTGGAGATGCTATAAAGTTCCATTTCCCTCAAGCTTTTGCCATGACCATGTTGAGTTGGAGTGTGATCGAATACAGTGCTAAATACGAAGCTGCAGGAGAGCTCAACCATGTTAAAGAGATCATCAAATGGGGCACTGATTACTTTCTCAAAACCTTCAATTCTACAGCCGATACCATAAACCAACTCGTATCTCAG gTGGGGACGGGTGATACGTCGGGTGGGACAAATGATCCGAATGATCATACTTGTTGGATGCGACCCGAGGACATTGATTACCCTCGCCCGGTGACCGAATGCTCTAGTTGCTCTGATCTTGCTGCTGAAATGGCTGCTGCTTTAGCTTCAGCTTCCATTGTTTTCAAGGACAATAAGGTGTATTCAAAGAAACTGGTGCATGGGGCTGCGACTCTTTGGAAGTTTGCTAGGGATCAGAGGGGTATGTACAGTGGTGGTGGTGCAGATGCTGCAAACTTTTATAATTCGAGTATGTATTGGGATGAGTTTGTTTGGGGAGGGGCGTGGATGTATTATGCAACGGGTAATCAGTCTTATCTTTACCTTTCTACTCACCCTACACTCGCTAAGCATGCTGGTGCTTTCTGGGGTGGTCCCGATTATGGTGTTCTTAGCTGGGATAATAAACTTACTGGAGCTCAA GTGTTACTGACTAGATTGAGACTGTTTCTGAGCCCTGGTTATCCCTATGAAGAAACATTGAAGACGTTTCACAACCAAACAAGCATAATCATGTGTTCATACCTTCCATACTTCAATAGTTTTAACAGAACAAGAG GAGGGTTGATCCAATTAAACCATGGGAGACCGCAGCCTCTTCAGTATGTTGTGAATGCAGCTTTTTTAGCTACACTTTATAGCGATTATCTTGATGCAGCCGATACTCCCGGGTGGTATTGTGGGCCCAATTTCTACTCAACCAACGACTTACGTAAATTTGCACAAACTCAG ATTGATTATATACTTGGGAAGAATCCAAGAAAGATGAGTTATGTTGTGGGGTTTGGCAATCACTACCCGAAGCACGTGCACCACAGAGGTGCATCGATCCCGAAGAATAAGGTGAAGTATAACTGTAAAGGAGGGTATAAATGGAGGGACTCTAAAAAACCGAATCCCCATACAATCATAGGGGCGATGGTTGCAGGGCCAGATAAATATGATGGTTTCCATGACGTGCGTACAAACTATAATTTCACAGAGCCGACTATTGCTGGAAATGCTGGTTTAGTGGCAGCTCTTGTGGCCCTTTCCGGTGAAAGAACAACTAAGATtgataaaaacaccattttttcGGCGGTGCCGCCTATGTTTCCGACTCCACCACCGCCACCAGCTCCCTGGAACCCTTGA